The Aeromicrobium senzhongii genome includes a window with the following:
- the acnA gene encoding aconitate hydratase AcnA, with protein MSVDTFQAKDSLAVGDTSYDYYRLDAVQGEGLDVASLPFSLKILLEALLRTEDGADITADDIKALASWDPKADPSKEIQFTPARVIMQDFTGVPCVVDLATMREAMADLGGDPSKINPLAPAEMVIDHSVIADVFGTPEAFERNVEIEYERNGERYKFLRWGQGAFSDFRVVPPGTGIVHQVNIEKLARTVFTRDGVAYPDSCVGTDSHTTMVNGLGVVGWGVGGIEAEAAMLGQPISMLIPRVVGFKLSGELPQGATATDLVLTITEKLREHGVVGKFVEFYGSGVGAVPLANRATIGNMSPEYGSTIAVFPIDDETTKYLKLTGRSAEEIALVEAYAKAQGLWHDPEHEARYSEYLELDLGDVVPSIAGPKRPQDRIALTESKTAFRSSLRDYVDHDEQQLNGYDEAVEDSFPASDPPKTSTFANGGEGPSEHATGAPGERVRNPQTVTLEDGTTFEVDHGAVTIAAITSCTNTSNPSVMIGAGLLAKKAVEKGLQRKPWVKTTLAPGSKVVTDYYEKSGLNVYLDKLGFNLVGYGCTTCIGNSGPLIPEVSAAVNEGDLAVTAVLSGNRNFEGRINPDIKMNYLASPPLVIAYALAGSMDVDLFNDPLGQDADGNDVFMKDIWPSPSEVEDVIASSIDSDTFSREYADVFAGDERWQNLPTPEGDTFAWDEDSTYVRKAPYFDGMGLEPDPVTDIDGARVLLKLGDSVTTDHISPAGAIKKDSPAGKYLMEKGVQPRDFNSLGSRRGNHEVMIRGTFANIRLRNQIAPGTEGGFTRDFSADGEVTTVFEASENYQAAGIPLVVLAGKEYGSGSSRDWAAKGTALLGVKVVIAESYERIHRSNLIGMGVLPLQFPEGQNAESLGLTGEETFTVTGVTELNEGRTPRTVKVKADDIEFDAVVRIDTPGEANYYRNGGIMPYVLRSLLD; from the coding sequence ATGAGCGTCGACACATTCCAGGCGAAGGATTCCCTGGCGGTCGGAGACACGTCCTACGACTACTACCGACTCGATGCGGTTCAGGGCGAGGGACTCGACGTCGCCTCCCTGCCGTTCAGTCTCAAGATCCTGCTCGAGGCGCTGCTGCGCACCGAGGACGGCGCCGACATCACGGCGGACGACATCAAGGCCCTGGCCTCGTGGGACCCGAAGGCCGACCCGAGCAAGGAGATCCAGTTCACGCCGGCCCGCGTGATCATGCAGGACTTCACTGGTGTCCCGTGCGTCGTCGACCTCGCCACGATGCGCGAGGCGATGGCCGACCTGGGCGGCGATCCCTCCAAGATCAACCCCCTCGCGCCGGCCGAGATGGTCATCGACCACTCCGTCATCGCCGACGTCTTCGGCACGCCCGAGGCGTTCGAGCGCAACGTCGAGATCGAGTACGAGCGCAACGGCGAGCGCTACAAGTTCCTGCGCTGGGGCCAGGGCGCCTTCAGCGACTTCCGCGTCGTTCCCCCGGGCACCGGCATCGTGCACCAGGTCAACATCGAGAAGCTCGCGCGCACCGTCTTCACCCGTGACGGCGTCGCGTACCCCGACTCCTGCGTCGGCACCGACTCGCACACCACCATGGTCAACGGCCTGGGCGTCGTGGGCTGGGGCGTCGGCGGCATCGAGGCCGAGGCCGCGATGCTCGGCCAGCCGATCAGCATGCTGATCCCGCGCGTCGTCGGCTTCAAGCTCTCCGGCGAGCTGCCGCAGGGTGCGACCGCGACCGACCTGGTCCTGACGATCACCGAGAAGCTGCGCGAGCACGGCGTCGTCGGCAAGTTCGTCGAGTTCTACGGCTCGGGCGTCGGCGCCGTCCCGCTGGCCAACCGCGCCACGATCGGCAACATGAGCCCCGAGTACGGCTCCACCATCGCGGTCTTCCCGATCGACGACGAGACCACGAAGTACCTCAAGCTCACCGGCCGCAGCGCCGAGGAGATCGCGCTCGTCGAGGCCTACGCCAAGGCGCAGGGCCTGTGGCACGACCCCGAGCACGAGGCGCGCTACAGCGAGTACCTCGAGCTCGACCTCGGTGACGTCGTCCCGTCGATCGCCGGCCCGAAGCGTCCGCAGGACCGCATCGCACTGACCGAGAGCAAGACTGCGTTCCGCTCCTCGCTGCGCGACTACGTCGACCACGACGAGCAGCAGCTCAACGGCTACGACGAGGCGGTCGAGGACTCCTTCCCGGCGTCCGACCCGCCCAAGACGTCGACCTTCGCGAACGGCGGCGAGGGCCCCAGCGAGCACGCCACGGGTGCGCCCGGCGAGCGGGTCCGCAACCCCCAGACCGTCACGCTCGAGGACGGCACGACCTTCGAGGTCGACCACGGCGCCGTGACGATCGCGGCGATCACGTCGTGCACCAACACGTCGAACCCGTCGGTCATGATCGGCGCCGGCCTGCTGGCGAAGAAGGCCGTCGAGAAGGGCCTGCAGCGCAAGCCGTGGGTCAAGACCACGCTGGCCCCCGGTTCGAAGGTCGTCACCGACTACTACGAGAAGTCGGGTCTGAACGTCTACCTCGACAAGCTCGGCTTCAACCTCGTCGGCTACGGCTGCACGACCTGCATCGGCAACTCGGGACCGCTGATCCCCGAGGTCAGCGCCGCCGTCAACGAGGGCGACCTGGCCGTCACCGCCGTGCTCTCGGGCAACCGCAACTTCGAGGGCCGCATCAACCCCGACATCAAGATGAACTACCTCGCGTCCCCGCCGCTGGTCATCGCGTACGCGCTGGCCGGCTCGATGGACGTCGACCTGTTCAACGATCCGCTGGGTCAGGATGCCGACGGCAACGACGTCTTCATGAAGGACATCTGGCCGTCGCCGTCCGAGGTCGAGGACGTCATCGCCTCGTCGATCGACTCCGACACCTTCAGCCGCGAGTACGCCGACGTCTTCGCCGGTGACGAGCGCTGGCAGAACCTGCCGACCCCCGAGGGCGACACGTTCGCGTGGGACGAGGACTCGACGTACGTCCGCAAGGCGCCGTACTTCGACGGGATGGGCCTCGAGCCCGACCCGGTCACCGATATCGACGGTGCGCGCGTGCTGCTGAAGCTGGGCGACTCGGTCACGACCGACCACATCAGCCCGGCCGGTGCGATCAAGAAGGACAGCCCTGCGGGCAAGTACCTCATGGAGAAGGGCGTGCAGCCGCGCGACTTCAACTCCCTGGGCTCGCGCCGCGGCAACCACGAGGTGATGATCCGCGGCACGTTCGCGAACATCCGCCTGCGCAACCAGATCGCGCCCGGGACCGAGGGTGGCTTCACCCGCGACTTCTCGGCCGACGGTGAGGTCACGACGGTCTTCGAGGCCTCCGAGAACTACCAGGCCGCCGGCATCCCGCTGGTCGTCCTGGCGGGCAAGGAGTACGGCTCGGGCTCGTCGCGCGACTGGGCCGCCAAGGGCACCGCGCTGCTGGGCGTCAAGGTCGTCATCGCCGAGTCGTACGAGCGGATCCACCGCTCGAACCTCATCGGCATGGGCGTCCTGCCGCTGCAGTTCCCCGAGGGCCAGAACGCCGAGTCGCTGGGCCTGACCGGCGAGGAGACCTTCACGGTCACCGGTGTCACCGAGCTCAACGAGGGCCGCACGCCGCGCACCGTCAAGGTCAAGGCCGACGACATCGAGTTCGACGCCGTCGTCCGGATCGACACCCCCGGTGAGGCGAACTACTACCGCAACGGCGGCATCATGCCGTACGTGCTGCGCTCGCTGCTGGACTGA
- the dxs gene encoding 1-deoxy-D-xylulose-5-phosphate synthase, with the protein MASVLSSVSGPADLRGLDDEALTQLAAEVRELLIESVAANGGHLGPNLGVVELTIALHRVFDSPNDKIVWDTGHQSYVHKMLTGRADQFAQGRLRKEGGLSGYPSQAESPHDWVENSHASTSLSYADGLARANAVQGKDDHVVAVIGDGALTGGMAWEAINNICADNSRRVVIVVNDNGRSYTPTVGGLANRLTQIRTNPRYEPALSAVRERMTTGPKVVGVAYEALHAIKKGFKDALAPQGLFEDLGIKYLGPIDGHDRRALEQALSAARHFGGPVLVHAITTKGHGYDIAVSNENDQMHQSHPFDRLTGEAVSIAPAGWTSVFRDEIVRIADDRPDVVGITAAMLYPTGLDAFADKFPDRVLDVGIAEQHAVTSAAGMAMGGLHPVVAVYATFLNRAFDQVLMDVALHQQGVTFVLDRAGVTGDDGASHNGMWDMSLMQIVPGLHLAAPRDGSRLRELLREAVEVADAPSVVRFAKGAVPADLEAIDRVGSMDVLHRGADPEVLVVGVGTMAAMAVEVARLLEDSGVGSTVVDPRWIKPLDPALLDLAAEHRLVVTIEDNGRQGGVGSTILNEICDRGLVMPVRIHAVAQEFLDHAKRDVILDRLGLTPDAIAADALDRLKECPEGDLR; encoded by the coding sequence ATGGCATCTGTCCTCAGTTCCGTGTCCGGTCCCGCAGACCTGCGAGGACTGGACGATGAGGCGCTGACCCAACTCGCCGCCGAGGTCCGTGAGCTGCTGATCGAGTCGGTGGCCGCCAACGGCGGTCACCTCGGCCCGAACCTGGGCGTGGTCGAGCTGACGATCGCGCTGCACCGGGTCTTCGACTCGCCGAACGACAAGATCGTCTGGGACACCGGTCACCAGTCGTACGTCCACAAGATGCTGACGGGCCGCGCCGACCAGTTCGCCCAGGGGCGCCTGCGCAAGGAGGGCGGCCTGTCCGGCTACCCGTCCCAGGCCGAGTCGCCGCACGACTGGGTCGAGAACTCGCACGCCTCCACCTCGCTGTCCTACGCCGACGGACTCGCTCGCGCGAACGCGGTGCAGGGCAAGGACGACCACGTCGTGGCGGTCATCGGCGACGGTGCGCTGACCGGCGGCATGGCGTGGGAGGCCATCAACAACATCTGCGCCGACAACTCGCGCCGGGTGGTCATCGTCGTCAACGACAACGGGCGCTCCTACACCCCGACCGTCGGGGGCCTCGCGAACCGCCTCACGCAGATCCGCACGAACCCGCGGTACGAGCCTGCGCTCAGTGCCGTCCGTGAGCGGATGACGACGGGGCCCAAGGTCGTCGGTGTCGCCTACGAGGCGCTGCACGCGATCAAGAAGGGCTTCAAGGACGCGCTGGCGCCCCAGGGCTTGTTCGAGGACCTGGGGATCAAGTACCTCGGTCCCATCGACGGTCACGACCGGCGGGCGCTGGAGCAGGCGCTCTCCGCGGCCCGCCACTTCGGCGGCCCCGTGCTGGTGCACGCGATCACCACGAAGGGCCACGGCTACGACATCGCCGTCTCCAACGAGAACGACCAGATGCACCAGTCGCACCCGTTCGACCGCCTGACGGGTGAGGCGGTGAGCATCGCGCCCGCGGGCTGGACCTCCGTGTTCCGCGACGAGATCGTCCGCATCGCCGACGATCGTCCTGACGTCGTGGGCATCACCGCCGCCATGCTCTACCCGACCGGCCTGGACGCGTTCGCGGACAAGTTCCCCGACCGGGTCCTCGATGTCGGGATCGCCGAGCAGCACGCGGTCACCAGTGCCGCCGGCATGGCCATGGGCGGCCTCCACCCGGTCGTCGCGGTCTACGCCACGTTCCTCAACCGGGCCTTCGACCAGGTGCTGATGGACGTCGCCCTGCACCAGCAGGGCGTCACCTTCGTGCTCGACCGTGCCGGGGTCACCGGCGACGACGGCGCGAGCCACAACGGCATGTGGGACATGTCCCTCATGCAGATCGTCCCCGGTCTGCACCTGGCGGCCCCGCGCGACGGCAGCCGTCTGCGCGAGTTGCTGCGTGAGGCCGTCGAGGTCGCCGACGCCCCCAGCGTGGTCCGCTTCGCCAAGGGCGCCGTGCCGGCCGATTTGGAGGCGATCGATCGCGTCGGCTCGATGGACGTGCTGCACCGCGGAGCCGATCCCGAGGTGCTCGTGGTGGGCGTGGGCACGATGGCCGCGATGGCCGTCGAGGTCGCTCGCCTGCTCGAGGACTCCGGCGTCGGCTCGACCGTCGTCGACCCGCGCTGGATCAAGCCGCTGGACCCCGCGCTGCTCGACCTGGCCGCCGAGCACCGGCTCGTCGTGACCATCGAGGACAACGGCCGCCAGGGCGGCGTCGGCTCCACGATCCTGAACGAGATCTGCGACCGGGGCCTGGTCATGCCCGTCCGGATCCACGCCGTGGCCCAGGAGTTCCTCGACCACGCGAAGCGCGACGTCATCCTCGACCGACTCGGCCTGACGCCCGACGCGATCGCGGCCGACGCGCTCGATCGGCTGAAGGAATGTCCCGAGGGTGACCTGCGTTGA
- a CDS encoding class I SAM-dependent RNA methyltransferase, producing the protein MAETDPVVEVGPVAHGGHCVARLDGQVVFVRHALPGEVVQIRITERSRKFLRADAIRVLQPSPDRVERPCPLSGPGLCGGCDFQHVSAEGQLTLLTDVVREQLQRLAGLEWTGRVEAVGPLLDWRTRVVWSVAENGMAGLRRHRSHDVLPIPSCPIAHPDLPDVTEQTWDEPRVESIVSSTGQRLLVTDATIGDRLETEVDGVVASDGTVRAGTGTLVERVHGRDFRVSGSGFWQVHPAAATTLVDAVMEAAEVRPGDRVLDLYAGAGLFSAFLAPACAPGELVSVEGNRRASANAAENLADLSNASTVHAPVERALARGTLGARADVVVLDPPRQGAKDAVTAIAALEPRRIVYVACDPAALARDVATFATLGYRLESLRGFALFPMTHHVECVVSLARD; encoded by the coding sequence GTGGCTGAGACGGATCCCGTGGTCGAGGTCGGACCGGTGGCGCACGGTGGCCACTGCGTGGCCCGCCTGGACGGCCAGGTCGTGTTCGTGCGGCATGCGCTGCCCGGCGAGGTCGTCCAGATCCGCATCACCGAGCGCTCGCGCAAGTTCCTGCGCGCCGACGCGATCCGCGTGCTCCAGCCCTCGCCGGACCGGGTCGAGCGTCCGTGCCCGCTGTCGGGGCCGGGACTCTGCGGCGGCTGCGACTTCCAGCACGTCTCGGCGGAGGGTCAGCTGACGCTCCTCACCGACGTCGTGCGCGAGCAGCTGCAGCGGCTGGCCGGCCTCGAGTGGACCGGGCGGGTCGAGGCCGTCGGTCCGCTGCTGGACTGGCGCACCCGGGTGGTGTGGTCGGTGGCCGAGAACGGCATGGCCGGACTGCGCCGCCACCGCAGTCACGACGTCCTGCCGATCCCGTCGTGCCCGATCGCGCACCCCGACCTGCCCGACGTCACCGAGCAGACCTGGGACGAGCCGCGGGTCGAGTCCATCGTGTCGTCCACGGGCCAGCGCCTGCTGGTGACCGACGCGACCATCGGCGACCGGCTCGAGACCGAGGTCGACGGCGTCGTCGCCTCGGACGGCACCGTCCGGGCGGGCACGGGGACGCTCGTCGAGCGGGTCCACGGGCGGGACTTCCGGGTCAGCGGCTCGGGGTTCTGGCAGGTTCATCCCGCCGCCGCCACGACCTTGGTCGATGCCGTCATGGAGGCCGCGGAGGTCCGCCCCGGCGATCGCGTGCTGGACCTGTACGCCGGGGCCGGACTCTTCTCCGCGTTCCTGGCTCCCGCGTGCGCTCCGGGCGAGCTGGTCAGCGTCGAGGGGAACCGGCGCGCGTCCGCGAATGCCGCCGAGAACCTCGCCGACCTGTCGAACGCCTCGACGGTGCACGCTCCGGTCGAGCGAGCCCTCGCCCGGGGCACGCTGGGCGCGCGCGCCGACGTCGTCGTACTGGACCCGCCCCGTCAGGGAGCGAAGGACGCCGTCACCGCCATCGCCGCGCTGGAGCCCCGGCGGATCGTCTATGTCGCGTGCGATCCCGCAGCCCTGGCGCGTGACGTCGCCACCTTCGCGACCCTCGGTTACCGGCTGGAGTCGTTGCGCGGGTTCGCGCTGTTCCCGATGACACACCACGTCGAATGTGTCGTGTCGCTTGCGCGCGACTGA
- a CDS encoding SCO7613 C-terminal domain-containing membrane protein has translation MAQGRAVQARAPRIDPEARPASTAAAQQPVTPAPAPVFVPGVVPAPAHHAWSVGSVLLGLGAVCLIVAGLIFATIAWAAVGILGRALILLAVTAVFGGCAIWATRRRLFGAAEALWSVFLGLLTVDVLAAVAEGLFGLSWSDFAVVSLVWTAGVVATAVVVVRWARTAFDHDLAMPQIAAGLAPWVSAPALMDRLLDLGDQDTWFWSAMAALVVPLVVVAISVRLAMPWAMWGAAALALCLGAFSVVLAVIQAQSGSPALTFADALPLFTLVAAALLGGVLMVALRPWLVGSATVGLLYLVGLAVSGWAWRADAAGSIGLVAVAAVVALLALLVARPDAWSLGVRWGTVVTGAALVLWGGAVAMMNLERADVASGYGSPSDLWVRPSDIAVREDWKVLGVAAGLLVAWWAMGRWPSPRLVPDHLRLPLGVVAGGAAVVTAVASSTLPFLVHAITVVLVGAGLAFALRRGPAWFAVLPPVAVLAAVAVVPGDAPVTAWTWGLVAAGLAMCALAGFDDPEEFRRGTSAVSLGLAAGAAIATIGLVLNLSDMDATWWSPIIAGCAAAALLLTLALDELVWHRIAVEVVAALSLFIALVEADDLATAALVFTIGAVAAAVVGLLDDDRTYLRWVAAGLVGGAWVTRLAASEVGTVEAYTAPFAVAVLAAGLWRLRTDPASRTWSVLVPGLTLALLPSLPQALAEPTSLRAGLLALVAAACLAAGVVLRWGAPVVAGSAVLLLVVLANVGPTALALQRWILIAAAGLVLLVVGTTWEKRVAEGRALVARLAALR, from the coding sequence GTGGCGCAGGGACGCGCGGTCCAGGCGCGCGCGCCGCGCATCGATCCTGAGGCACGGCCAGCATCGACCGCCGCTGCACAGCAGCCCGTCACGCCGGCTCCCGCGCCCGTCTTCGTTCCGGGCGTGGTGCCCGCCCCCGCGCACCACGCGTGGTCGGTCGGCTCCGTGCTGCTCGGCCTCGGTGCGGTCTGCCTCATCGTCGCCGGCCTGATCTTCGCGACCATCGCGTGGGCCGCCGTCGGGATCCTGGGCCGTGCCCTGATCCTGCTCGCGGTGACCGCGGTGTTCGGCGGCTGCGCCATCTGGGCGACCCGGCGGCGGCTCTTCGGGGCGGCCGAGGCCCTCTGGTCGGTGTTCCTCGGACTGCTCACCGTCGACGTCCTGGCCGCGGTCGCCGAGGGCCTGTTCGGCTTGAGCTGGAGCGACTTCGCCGTCGTCTCCCTGGTGTGGACCGCCGGTGTCGTGGCCACCGCCGTGGTGGTGGTGCGGTGGGCCCGCACGGCGTTCGACCACGACCTGGCGATGCCCCAGATCGCGGCCGGTCTGGCCCCGTGGGTCAGCGCGCCCGCGCTCATGGACCGGCTGCTCGACCTGGGGGACCAGGACACCTGGTTCTGGAGTGCGATGGCCGCCCTCGTCGTGCCGCTCGTCGTCGTGGCGATCAGCGTCCGTCTCGCGATGCCCTGGGCCATGTGGGGCGCTGCCGCGCTCGCGCTGTGCCTCGGAGCCTTCTCCGTCGTCCTGGCCGTCATCCAGGCGCAGTCCGGCTCCCCGGCCCTGACCTTCGCGGACGCGCTGCCGCTGTTCACGCTCGTCGCCGCGGCCCTCCTCGGGGGTGTCCTCATGGTCGCCCTCCGGCCCTGGCTCGTCGGCTCGGCCACGGTCGGACTGCTCTACCTGGTCGGGTTGGCGGTGTCCGGATGGGCGTGGCGCGCCGACGCGGCCGGGAGCATCGGTCTCGTGGCGGTGGCGGCGGTCGTCGCACTGCTGGCCCTCCTCGTCGCGCGGCCCGATGCGTGGTCGCTCGGTGTGCGGTGGGGCACGGTCGTCACCGGGGCTGCCCTGGTGCTGTGGGGCGGCGCGGTGGCGATGATGAACCTCGAGCGGGCCGATGTCGCTTCCGGCTACGGGTCGCCGAGTGACCTCTGGGTGCGCCCCTCCGACATCGCCGTTCGCGAGGACTGGAAGGTCCTCGGCGTCGCCGCGGGTCTGTTGGTGGCGTGGTGGGCCATGGGCCGGTGGCCCTCGCCCCGGCTCGTCCCCGACCACCTCCGTCTGCCGTTGGGCGTCGTCGCCGGGGGAGCGGCCGTCGTCACGGCCGTCGCGTCCTCGACACTGCCGTTCCTCGTGCATGCGATCACGGTGGTGCTCGTGGGCGCCGGTCTCGCCTTCGCTCTGCGGCGGGGCCCTGCGTGGTTCGCGGTGCTGCCGCCCGTGGCCGTCCTGGCGGCCGTCGCGGTCGTGCCGGGCGACGCTCCGGTCACGGCTTGGACGTGGGGCCTGGTCGCCGCCGGTCTGGCGATGTGCGCGCTTGCGGGCTTCGACGACCCCGAGGAGTTCAGGCGGGGGACCTCCGCGGTGTCGCTGGGTCTCGCGGCCGGCGCCGCCATCGCGACGATCGGTCTCGTCCTGAACCTGTCGGACATGGACGCCACGTGGTGGAGTCCGATCATCGCCGGCTGTGCGGCAGCGGCGCTGCTGCTGACCTTGGCCCTGGATGAGCTGGTCTGGCACCGGATCGCCGTCGAGGTCGTCGCCGCGCTCTCGCTGTTCATCGCCCTCGTGGAGGCGGACGATCTCGCGACGGCCGCGCTGGTGTTCACGATCGGGGCAGTCGCGGCCGCCGTCGTCGGACTCCTGGACGACGACCGGACGTACCTGCGATGGGTCGCGGCCGGTCTCGTGGGCGGAGCGTGGGTGACCCGTCTGGCCGCCAGCGAGGTCGGCACGGTCGAGGCGTACACGGCGCCCTTCGCGGTCGCGGTCCTCGCAGCGGGACTGTGGCGCCTGCGCACCGATCCGGCCAGCCGGACCTGGTCGGTGCTGGTCCCGGGTCTGACGCTGGCGTTGCTGCCGTCGCTGCCCCAGGCGCTCGCCGAGCCGACCAGCCTGCGCGCCGGGCTGTTGGCGCTCGTGGCGGCGGCCTGCCTCGCCGCTGGAGTGGTCCTGCGCTGGGGCGCGCCCGTCGTGGCGGGCTCGGCGGTGCTGCTGCTCGTGGTCCTGGCGAACGTCGGTCCCACGGCGTTGGCCCTGCAACGGTGGATCCTGATCGCCGCCGCAGGCCTGGTGCTGCTCGTGGTGGGGACGACCTGGGAGAAGCGCGTCGCCGAGGGGCGTGCCCTCGTCGCGCGACTGGCCGCACTCCGGTGA
- a CDS encoding APC family permease produces MGLTGALKRALIGQKLRTSQMGETLLPKRVALPVFASDALSSVAYAPDEIFLTLSMGGLTAYAFNWQIGIAVVVVMLTVVASYRQNVHAYPSGGGDYEVATVNLGRNAGLTVASALMVDYVLTVAVSISSGVQNAAAALPFLKGHESAAAVGLVALLTAVNLRGAKESGRAFAIPTYLFMASIALMAIWGYTQYALGTLPQVESAKYDIAAEDPFAGAVSGVAMAYLLARAFSSGCAALTGVEAISNGVPAFRKPKSRNAATTLLLLGTISIVMLMSIIVLADLMDLRYVEDPAHQLLLDGKPVGDGYVQETVIGQLAAALFQGVPPLFYFVIACTGIILVLAANTAFNGFPVLASILARDGHLPRQLHTRGDRLAFSNGIVTLAAAAGVLIVAFDAEVTKLIQLYIVGVFVSFTLSQLGMIRHWTRLLAEETDPAERGRMHRSRGVNAFGLAMTATVLVIVLVTKFLAGAWIAILAMVAVFLVMRGISRHYDRVALELAVDESDVALPARVHGIVLVSKLHKPTMRAIAYARLGQPSSLEAVSVNLDPDDSAELARRWDELRVPIPLRVLDSPYREVVRPIVRYVKTKRTQNPRDIVTIYIPEYVVGRWWEQLLHNQTALRLKARLLFLPGVLVVSVPYQLASAQRVKKDHARPTPGDVRRGIGGRSGG; encoded by the coding sequence GTGGGATTGACCGGCGCGCTCAAGCGCGCTCTCATCGGACAGAAGCTGCGCACCTCCCAGATGGGCGAGACGTTGTTGCCCAAGCGGGTCGCGCTGCCCGTTTTCGCCAGCGATGCCTTGTCGTCCGTGGCGTATGCGCCGGACGAGATCTTCCTGACCCTGTCGATGGGCGGGCTGACGGCGTACGCCTTCAACTGGCAGATCGGGATCGCGGTCGTGGTCGTCATGCTCACGGTCGTGGCGTCCTATCGCCAGAACGTGCACGCCTACCCCAGCGGGGGCGGCGACTACGAGGTCGCGACCGTGAACCTGGGACGCAACGCCGGCCTCACGGTCGCGAGCGCGCTGATGGTCGACTACGTCCTGACCGTCGCGGTGTCGATCTCCTCGGGCGTGCAGAACGCCGCGGCGGCGCTGCCGTTCCTCAAGGGACACGAGTCGGCCGCGGCGGTCGGGCTGGTCGCCCTGCTGACCGCGGTGAACCTTCGCGGGGCGAAGGAGTCCGGCCGGGCCTTCGCGATCCCGACGTACCTGTTCATGGCCTCCATCGCGTTGATGGCGATCTGGGGCTACACGCAGTACGCCCTGGGCACGCTGCCGCAGGTCGAGAGCGCGAAGTACGACATCGCCGCCGAGGACCCCTTCGCCGGGGCGGTCTCGGGCGTGGCGATGGCGTACCTGCTCGCCCGCGCCTTCTCGTCGGGCTGCGCAGCCCTCACGGGGGTCGAGGCGATCAGCAACGGCGTGCCGGCCTTCCGCAAGCCCAAGAGCCGCAACGCCGCGACGACGCTGCTGCTGCTCGGCACGATCTCGATCGTGATGCTGATGAGCATCATCGTCCTGGCCGACCTGATGGACCTTCGCTACGTCGAGGACCCGGCCCATCAGCTGCTGCTGGACGGCAAGCCCGTGGGCGACGGCTACGTCCAGGAGACGGTCATCGGCCAGCTCGCGGCGGCCCTGTTCCAGGGCGTGCCGCCGCTGTTCTACTTCGTCATCGCCTGCACCGGGATCATCCTGGTGCTGGCCGCCAACACCGCCTTCAACGGCTTCCCCGTCCTGGCGTCGATCCTCGCGCGCGACGGCCACCTGCCGCGCCAGCTGCACACCCGCGGAGACCGGCTGGCGTTCAGCAACGGCATCGTCACCCTCGCGGCGGCGGCCGGGGTGCTGATCGTGGCGTTCGACGCCGAGGTCACGAAGCTGATCCAGCTGTACATCGTCGGGGTCTTCGTGTCGTTCACCCTGAGCCAGCTGGGGATGATCCGGCACTGGACCCGGCTGCTGGCCGAGGAGACCGATCCGGCGGAGCGCGGCCGGATGCACCGGTCGCGGGGGGTGAACGCGTTCGGTCTGGCGATGACCGCGACGGTGCTCGTGATCGTTCTCGTCACCAAGTTCCTCGCCGGCGCGTGGATCGCGATCCTGGCGATGGTCGCCGTCTTCCTCGTGATGCGGGGGATCTCGCGGCACTACGACCGGGTCGCCCTGGAGCTCGCCGTCGACGAGAGTGACGTCGCGCTGCCTGCTCGGGTGCACGGCATCGTGCTGGTCAGCAAGCTCCACAAGCCGACGATGCGCGCGATCGCCTACGCCCGGCTCGGCCAGCCCAGCTCGCTGGAGGCCGTGTCGGTCAACCTCGACCCGGACGACAGCGCCGAGCTCGCGCGCCGCTGGGACGAGTTGCGGGTGCCGATACCGTTGCGGGTGCTGGACTCGCCCTACCGCGAGGTCGTGCGGCCGATCGTCAGGTACGTCAAGACCAAGCGCACGCAGAACCCGCGCGACATCGTCACCATCTACATCCCGGAGTACGTCGTCGGCCGGTGGTGGGAGCAGCTCCTGCACAACCAGACCGCGCTGCGTCTGAAGGCCCGGTTGTTGTTCCTGCCCGGGGTGCTGGTCGTCAGCGTGCCGTACCAGCTGGCCTCGGCGCAGCGTGTGAAGAAGGACCATGCACGACCGACCCCCGGTGACGTGCGGCGTGGAATCGGAGGGCGGAGCGGTGGCTGA
- a CDS encoding flavin reductase, with protein sequence MTIHSEHPFVPPDRDKDAFRRLRGRLPAPVTVVATGSGRDRAGLTVSAIVLVDGDPARFEAFVDPDATLGESVEVGSRVAVSVLRAGDAYLAEVFAGLAPAPGGMFTVGEWVQSPWGPRLDGRSWWGATVDGVTETGWSLRLSGVVDEVGVESSTGVAHARGRFHDLD encoded by the coding sequence GTGACGATCCACTCGGAGCACCCCTTCGTACCCCCGGACCGCGACAAGGACGCCTTCCGGCGCCTGCGCGGCCGTTTGCCCGCGCCCGTCACGGTCGTGGCCACCGGCTCCGGGCGTGACCGCGCCGGCCTGACCGTGTCGGCGATCGTGCTGGTCGACGGGGATCCGGCCCGGTTCGAGGCGTTCGTCGATCCCGACGCCACCTTGGGGGAGTCGGTCGAGGTCGGGTCCCGCGTCGCCGTCAGCGTCCTGCGCGCCGGCGACGCCTACCTGGCCGAGGTGTTCGCGGGACTCGCGCCGGCGCCGGGCGGGATGTTCACCGTGGGGGAGTGGGTCCAGTCCCCGTGGGGACCCCGGCTCGACGGCCGCTCCTGGTGGGGTGCCACCGTCGACGGAGTCACGGAGACGGGCTGGTCGCTGCGGCTCTCCGGGGTGGTGGACGAGGTCGGTGTGGAGTCCTCGACCGGCGTCGCCCACGCCCGCGGCCGGTTCCACGACCTGGACTGA